The genomic interval CGGGTGCTGCGCCGCGCCGCCGCGACCGCCAGCGACCGCCCCACCCGCTACAGCAACAGCGAGGTCCGCATCCTGTCCGCCGTTCCTGCCCGCGAGTTGCAGGTGCAGGTGGACGCCCTGGCGAAGGAACGCCGGGAACTGGACACGCAGCTGCAACAGGCGAACTGGTTGACGGACCTGCCCGACTAAGCCCACACTGCCCGGTGGGGAGCGTCCGCGCGGGCGGAGACCTACCTCGCAGCGGGGAAAAGGCTGCACCCCTGAAGACGCCGGGGCGGCGTCGCCGGACCGACCGGCCCCACCGGGCACGCCCAGCACCCCGCACACCTCACCCGGCACCGCGCACCCCTCACTCCCACGGTCTCGACGCCGGGCGCTCCCCCCAGATTCCCGGCTTTACAGCCCCCCGCCAGCCTCCGCACGCCGGAGCGGCGGGGGGTTTCACTGCCGCGCGGCGTCCAGCGTCGCCATGAAGGCGCGCGGGTCGTCCACGTGCAGACTGACCGCCCCTGTCACCTGTGGCCGCCCCAGAAATCCATACAGCGTGACGGCCCGCGCAAAACGCAGCGTCACGTTCGCCCGCGCCTGACGGTGCAGGGGCAGCACGCCCGTCCCGCCGGACGCGCCCGCCTGCACCTGCGCGATGTCATCCAGGGCCACGCTGCCCGTCCAGAGCAGGCCCGCATTCAGGTGCAGCCGCTCGCCCAGCACCACGCCGCGCCCCCGGAGCGCCCGCAGCTGCCCCGCGCACCACAGCACCACCAGCGCGTTCACCAGCAGGTGCACCAGCGCCGCCCGTTCATCCCGCCCCGCCAGCATGAAATGCACGGGCACGGCCTCCATGACGCTCAGGAAGATCAGCAGCGTGAACGACGCGCCAGCCCCCGTGGATGACCGGAACGCCGTGCCACTCGGACCACGCGCCCTGCCCAGCAGGTGCGTCCACACGGCCCCCTCCCACGCCAGCCACGCGCCCAGGCCCGAGCGGGGTGTCACGCGCGACCAGGACACGATCCGCCGCTCCAGGCCATCCAGCCGCGCCGCGCCCGCCGGGAGGGGCCGCGTCAGGCCGAACGCCACCACGCCCAGCCCCACCAGCACCAGCGCCGCCGCCACCGGCCACCACCCGCGCGACAGCGGCAGCAGCAGCCACGCCACCAGCACGCCCCGCGCCAGCACCCACGCCAGCGCCTCCGGGTGCCGCTCACCCCGCAACCTCGTGCGGGACGCGATCAGCGCCGAACTCACCGTCAGGTCGAACAGCGCCAGCCCCACCAGCCAGGGCCGCACCTCCGGCGGGACCCGACCCGCCAGCAGGAACACCAGCGCCACCGTCACGCCCGGCAGCACCCACTCCGCATTCAACCGGAACCACGCCCGCCCCGCCACCGGAACTGCCAGCATCACGACCCCCCTTCAGGACGCCCGGAAACAGGCTCCTGCACGCACTTGAAGTACGCCCACCGTACCCGGCGAGGGGGACCGGATTGTCCCGCCAGTCAGTCCGGCGTACCCTCCCCTTCTCCGTGCGCGTCCCGGAGTTTGCGCCAGCGTTCGGCGACGCGGGCTTCCCAGCCCTCGCCGGTGGGGGCGTAAAGCCCCAGTTGCACGCCGTCCGGGAGGTAGTTCTGGGCGAATGAGCCTTCGGGGTCGTCGAAGTAGTACGCGTAGCCCTTCCCGTAGCCCTGCTGGCGCATGAGGGCGGTGGGGGCGTTGCGCAAATGCAGCGGAATCGGGAGGCTTTCCCCGTCGCGGACGGCGTTCAGGGCGTTCTTCCACGCCACGTACACGCTGTTGCTCTTGGGGGCGAGGGCGAGGTACACGACCGCCTGCGCCAGCGCCAGGTCGCCTTCGGGGCTGCCGAGGAATTCCACGGTGTCGCGCGCCGCGATGCAGAGGCGCAGCGCCTGCGGGTCGGCGAGGCCGATGTCCTCGGCGGCCATGCGGACCACGCGCCGCGCGACGTACAGGGGGTCGGCGCCGCCTTCGACCATGCGGGCCAGCCAGTACAGCGCGCCGTCCACGTGGCTGCCGCGCACGCTCTTGTGCAGCGCGCTGATGAGGTTGTAGAAGTCCTCGCCGTTCTTGTCCATCTGCGGCAGGTGCCGTCCGAAGGCCTCGGTGATCGCGTCGGGGGTAACGGGGTTACTGAGGGTGCTGGCGACTTCCAGGGTGCTCAGGGCGCGGCGGGCGTCCCCTTCCGCGAGGCGCGCGAGGAGGTCCAGCGCTTCCGGCTCGGCGGTCACGCCGGTCAATCCGCGCGGGTCAATCAGGGCGCGTTCCAGCAGGCCGCGCACCTCCTCGGGTTTCAGGGCTTCCAGGACCAGCGTGCGGGCGCGGGAGCGCAGGGCGGGGTTCACCTCGAAGCTGGGGTTCTCGGTGGTCGCGCCGATCAGGGTCAGCAGGCCCGATTCGACGTGCGGGAGCAGCGCGTCCTGCTGCGCCTTGTTGAAACGGTGGATCTCGTCCAGGAACAGGATGGTCTTCTGGCCCCGGCCGCGCAGGCGTTCGGCCTCGGCGGTGGCGTCCCGCACGTCCTTCACGCCCGCCGTGACCGCCGAGAGCGGAATGAAATGCGCGCCGACCTCTCCGGCCAGCAACCGGGCCAGGGTGGTCTTGCCCACGCCGGGCGGTCCCCACAGGATCAGGCTGCCCAGCCGCCCGGACCCCAGCACGCGCGTCAGGGGTTTGCCGGGGCCGAGCAGGTGCGTCTGGCCCACGACCTCCGCGACCGTGCGGGGCCGCAGGCGTTCGGCGAGGGGAGCGGGCGGGTCGAACAGCGTCACCCGCGCAGGATACGGGCGGGACGGGCAGGGAATTGGGAGGCGGTGCGCGGTACCTGCCTCCGGCTTCCGGCGTTCACGGCTGGCACAATGACCACATGGACGAACAGACCCTGCGCCACCAGATCGAACTTGCCGACCTGCCTGCCGGGGTCCACGTGACCCAGGTGCCCGGTGCGGGCGTGGTCCTGCGCGCCACGCACGGCGAGGAACGCGGCCTGGAAATCCAGCTGACCGACAACGCAGAGCGCATGTACGGCGAGGGCCCCGCCGTGGCCACCGCCCTGACCCGCCTGAAGCAGGCGGCCCAGGCTGGTCTGCCCGCCCGCCGCGCGGACGGCACCTACGAACGGCTGGTATTCATGGGCGACTGAACCGGCATCCGGGTGCGTGTCTGAACTTCGGCCTGCGCACTCAGCCATGCCCGCGCGTACTCGCCCGGCTGGCCGCGCAGGCGGGGCAGTTCGTGCGCGCCGAAGAAGGCCAGTTCCACGCCCTCGATCCCGTCGGGGGTGGGCACGCCACTCCAGGCATCCACGCGGTAGATGGCCGTGTAGAAGTGCGCCTGATGCCCGTTCGGCAGGGTTCGCAGGGGCGTGGTCAGCAGGTCCAGCAGCGTGGCCTCGTGAACGTGCAGCCGCGTCTCCTCGCAGACCTCGCGCCGCCCGGTCTGCGCAGGTGGTTCGCCCAGTTCGCACAGGCCGCCGGGCAGTGCCCGCACGTCCCGCCCGGCCAGTCGTTGCAGCAGCAGGCGGCCCTGTGGGTCGCGGATCAGGCCGCACGCACCCATCAGATTGACAGGCGCATTCCCGATCCGGGCGCGCAGGTCCGCTATGTAATCCGGCATAGACGGACAGTCTGACGGAACCGGCCGTGCCGGGGGGCCTATCCTGCCGTTCATGACGGACATTGCAGAGCGGTACATCCGGCTGGCGCACGCCATCGACGCGCACTCGGAGGGCTTCATTGACGGGTACGGGGGGCCGCAGGAGTGGGCGGTGCGGGAGGCCCGTGAGCCGCAGGCGCTGATGCTGGAGGCGTCGGCGTTGCTGGCGGACGTGGCGGGCGTGCCGGAGGACGCGCGGCGCGAGTGGTTGACGGTGCAGGTGCGGGCCATGCACACCATGACGCGTCTGCTGTCGGGCGAGGCCATCGCGTATGCCGACGAGGTGCGCGGCCTGTACGACATCGAGGCGCGCCGCGCGGACCTGAACGAGCTGGACGGGGCGCTGCGGGCGCTGGACGCCGCGCTGCCCGGCAGCGGCCCGCTGGTCGGGCGGGAGGAGGCGCTGCGTTCGCGGGTGGCGGTGCCGCGCGGGGACATCCTGCGGGTCGCGGCGCCGATCCTGGCCGAGTTGCGCTCGCGCGTGTCGGCGCGCTTCGGGCTGCCGGACGGCGAGGATTTCAGTATCGAACTGGTGAACGACCGGCCCTGGAGCGGGTACAACTGGCCGCTGGGGAACCTGAAGAGCCGCATCGACATCAACACGGACCTGCCGGTGCTGCTGCCGTCCCTGCCGGACCTGCTGGCGCACGAGGGGTACCCCGGCCATCACACCGAGCACGCCACCAAGGAGGCCGGGCTGGTGCGCGGGCGCGGCTGGCAGGAGCACGCCGTGCAGCTCATCAACGCGCCCGAGTGCGTGGTGTCCGAGGGAATCGCCGTGAACGCCCTGCGGGCCGTCATGACGCCGGACGAGACAGAGGCGTGGCTGACCGGGGAACTGGCGGCGCTGGCCGGGCTGGACGCCGACGACATCCGCGCGTTCCTGGCGGCGGCGCAGGCCCGCAGGGCGCTGGGCGGCGTGAGTGGCGAGGCCGCCATGCGCCTGCACGCCGACCACGCCCCGGAAGGCGAGGTGCTGGAGTTCCTGCGGACGTACGCCGTGGTCGGCGAGGCCCGCGCCCGGCAGTCGCTGCGGTTCATCGGGAATCCTACCTTCCGGTCGTACATCTTCACGTACTCGGTGGGCGGTGACCTGGTGCGCCGGGCCACTGAACGCGGCGGCAGCGACACCTTCGCCCACCTGCTGCGTGAACCCGTCACGCCGGGCCAGCTGGGCGCCATGGGGCAGTAATACGGACTGCCGTTTGTTTTGCTGACGATCCGGAACTTCACCCATCTCTCAACAGGAGCATGAACTGGCATGACTCAACCTGACCCCTCTGATCTTCAAGTCATCTGGGAGGTCGATGGTGATTCCGTCGAACTCATGGAGCGCCTGAACCTTGACCAGCGTCCTCGACTCAGGGTCCATGCAGGGCAGGGAACGCTCTGGGAGGCGCAAGAGAAAGGAATGGACTTTC from Deinococcus seoulensis carries:
- a CDS encoding replication-associated recombination protein A, whose translation is MTLFDPPAPLAERLRPRTVAEVVGQTHLLGPGKPLTRVLGSGRLGSLILWGPPGVGKTTLARLLAGEVGAHFIPLSAVTAGVKDVRDATAEAERLRGRGQKTILFLDEIHRFNKAQQDALLPHVESGLLTLIGATTENPSFEVNPALRSRARTLVLEALKPEEVRGLLERALIDPRGLTGVTAEPEALDLLARLAEGDARRALSTLEVASTLSNPVTPDAITEAFGRHLPQMDKNGEDFYNLISALHKSVRGSHVDGALYWLARMVEGGADPLYVARRVVRMAAEDIGLADPQALRLCIAARDTVEFLGSPEGDLALAQAVVYLALAPKSNSVYVAWKNALNAVRDGESLPIPLHLRNAPTALMRQQGYGKGYAYYFDDPEGSFAQNYLPDGVQLGLYAPTGEGWEARVAERWRKLRDAHGEGEGTPD
- a CDS encoding NUDIX domain-containing protein, with translation MPDYIADLRARIGNAPVNLMGACGLIRDPQGRLLLQRLAGRDVRALPGGLCELGEPPAQTGRREVCEETRLHVHEATLLDLLTTPLRTLPNGHQAHFYTAIYRVDAWSGVPTPDGIEGVELAFFGAHELPRLRGQPGEYARAWLSAQAEVQTRTRMPVQSPMNTSRS